A single Triticum dicoccoides isolate Atlit2015 ecotype Zavitan chromosome 2A, WEW_v2.0, whole genome shotgun sequence DNA region contains:
- the LOC119355075 gene encoding uncharacterized protein LOC119355075 — translation MASVRRPCAVALLACAAAFLVTVGAQPKDNPILSDPNVVPIYMSPGAQPTVVSCYNQSSPSQAPECMIPVRRCPAGCRDLCYVHCPSCKLVCMCELAGTECYDPRFVGGDGNKFLFHGRRDADFCLLSDANLHINAHFIGKRNVKAARDFTWVQALGIRFGGHRLYLGVKRTVTWDNAVDRLVITFDGVPVELDAAPAASWSPASAPALSVFRIGKANGVVVRLDGRFRIVANAVPVTEEDSRVHDYGLTADDSLAHLNVAFKFNSISADVHGVLGQTYRPDYVSAGVDMGAKIPVMGGAAKYQVSDIFGTDCEVARFAGEDVVRVGAVDMIDEPADTMCGSGKGSAGLVCKK, via the exons ATGGCGTCCGTCCGGCGCCCGTGCGCGGTGGCGCTGCTCGCCTGCGCCGCCGCATTCCTCGTGACGGTCGGTGCCCAGCCGAAGGACAACCCCATTTTGTCGGACCCCAACGTGGTCCCCATCTACATGAGCCCCGGCGCGCAGCCCACCGTGGTGAGCTGCTACAACCAGAGCAGCCCGTCGCAGGCCCCAGAGTGCATGATTCCGGTGCGCCGGTGCCCCGCCGGCTGCCGCGACCTCTGCTACGTGCACTGCCCCAGCTGCAAGCTCGTCTGCA TGTGTGAACTGGCCGGCACGGAGTGCTACGACCCGCGCTTCGTGGGTGGCGACGGCAACAAGTTCCTCTTCCACGGCCGCAGGGACGCCGACTTCTGCCTGCTCTCCGACGCCAACCTGCACATCAACGCGCACTTCATCGGCAAGCGCAACGTGAAGGCGGCGCGTGACTTCACATGGGTGCAGGCGCTCGGCATCCGCTTCGGTGGCCACCGCCTCTACCTCGGCGTCAAGAGGACGGTCACCTGGGACAACGCCGTCGACCGCCTCGTCATCACCTTCGACGGCGTGCCCGTCGAGCTGGACGCGGCGCCGGCCGCCAGCTGGAGCCCGGCCTCCGCGCCCGCGCTGTCCGTCTTCCGCATCGGCAAGGCCAACGGCGTGGTGGTGCGCCTCGACGGCCGGTTCCGCATCGTCGCCAACGCGGTGCCGGTGACTGAGGAGGACTCGAGGGTCCACGACTACGGCCTCACCGCCGACGACAGCCTCGCGCACCTCAACGTCGCATTCAAGTTCAACTCCATCAGCGCCGACGTGCACGGCGTGCTCGGCCAGACCTACCGCCCGGACTACGTCAGCGCCGGGGTTGACATGGGCGCCAAGATCCCGGTGATGGGGGGTGCCGCAAAGTACCAGGTGTCGGACATCTTCGGGACGGACTGCGAGGTGGCGCGCTTCGCCGGAGAGGACGTCGTCCGCGTCGGGGCGGTCGACATGATCGACGAGCCGGCCGACACCATGTGCGGCAGCGGCAAGGGCAGCGCCGGGCTGGTCTGCAAGAAGTGA